In Trachemys scripta elegans isolate TJP31775 chromosome 10, CAS_Tse_1.0, whole genome shotgun sequence, the sequence TGTTCTTCTATTTCCCAAGCACACTTATTTGTTCACTACAAAGTTCGAGTAGAAAAAGCTAGAAAAGCCTTTCTTTGTTCCCAAACCCCCAAGTTCATTTATTTGATCTGAGGGAAAAAGCCCTGAAACATCACATACTGTATGAACTACGCAAGCATAAAGAAAACAGAGATCAAATTTTAGGTGGAATGCAAATGCAAGAACCACAGCCAACTGCGATGTTCTGcttatgcatttttatttaaataaaggaaattaaCAGCAAATTATGTTTCTTATTGACTATAATATTACACACttattataaaattaaatatcttAGGTTAAGATTTTCTACCAATCTTCACATCATTAATACAGAGGGTATTGCTACTGGTAACCTGCTAGTTTAAGGACAACAGGGTATCGCGTGCGATGGGCCATGCACTTCTGCCTATCAATAAAAATGCTGTTCGATTTCACAGCGATCTCCTTCTCTAGACTCATCCGCGTGTCTTCCAGGTTCCTCAGAGACTGTTCAGCCTCCAGCAGTTTCTGCTTCAGAGACTCAATGGACTCTGTCAGTTCTTCAACTTCACTGATCAACCTGAATAGAATTAAATAAGTAATCAAAATTAGAGAACGGCTCCAAAGGCATGCGAGCTGTTACAGTTCTCTGGTTAGCAGTCTTTGTTCTTCTGAAACTCAACAGCACAGTAATTGGGTGTTAGTCTGTATAACGGCTAGCAGGTGCTAAAGACTTTGGGCTATAGGATTATGAAATGAAGCTGCTCTCCGAGCTGTCAATGAAGTCTCTTCCAATAAACATAAAGCTCGGAATAATTTCAAAACGACTGTAATTATAAAGGTCTCCTAAAATTTACATTGTAAAAACAACAAACTCCAAGATAACCTTTCCTCATTCGGAATAGTCATGAAAGAATGATCCATTGTCCGAGATACTGATCCATTCTGCAAGCATCCCTTGTTAACAGCTGAAGGGCTAAAGATGATTTAGATGACTGATTGATTTTTGACTGTCTAAACATTTATGTAAGCCCATTTTTCCCCCCCGTTCGCTGGTGTACAACTGGAGGAACTACTGAAGCTCATGGTGTTACTTCAGATGTATGTTGATGTAAGTGAAATCACAAAATGTTCCTTAGGTTCTTTTTAGAATGAATTGTAgagaagattttcaaagccataaaAGGCAGTTAGGTGCACGACTCTCATTAAAAGTTCACAGGAGTCCCCCCGAAATGTTTATTTCATGGGAAAAGGGGATGCTATATAAGGGGTATGTATTGGGGGGAGAGGAGTAATGTGAAACAATATAAGGCCTCATTTCAGCAAAACAATTAAACACATCCctattcagcacagcacttaagcacgCCCTTATATCCTATTATAGGCAATGCACATATTTAAGAGCTTTGAATAGGgatggtttgctgaatcagggcctaaatgaatGTGCCTGAGAGAGCATAAAGCATTTGAATTAAGTAAGCCTATCGCATCACTATACAGAGGAGAGAAGCAGCATGTTGGCTTTGAATGGTGTATATTTTTGCTATAAACAACTGGGAAAGCTGATCACAAATTTTCCTAagggcagggggggaaaaaaacacatgtGGGAGAATCAATTACAAGCACTATAATGAGATCAAGAGTAACAAATTACATTCGGACCTTTAATTTGAAAGGATTTATTGCCCTCCAGTTTTTAAATGGGTTATTCCTGAAAATCGAATGCCATCGGCTAGTTCCTTGGAGGAGCTGATGAGTTTTCTCAGCTTGTGGAAATGCACAGCCCATTTATATTCATAGTGCTTGAAGCGTAATTGATTCACCGCATAATTCACCTCACAATGAACCTCGGCCAAGAGCATACTGGCTGCAACTTATCTACAACCTGTCAGGTTATTTTGGATCAGTTGGACAGGTAAAGaaccccactgttcaaagaagaAAGCGGACAGAGATGTTTATGGATTCTCTATTTATAAACATGGTGGACCTGCTTCAGATCTTCtttatactgatttcaatggcgtAACTCCCAGTTCACATCAGTGAAAGGTATTGGAATCAAGCCCAGGAATTAAGAGCTGAAGGTCACATGCTACAAAACTATTTCGTACAACAGGGGCAGTGACACGGTTAAACTTGGGGATTAGATAATTGACATTTCAGAACTGGTGTCAATGGGTGAAACGCCATTGAATCTATGtcaacccattgaagtcaatgatacaCCCATTCACAATGACACGTTAGGGTTAGGGTGAGGGTTTACTCACTTTATTGTGAATAGGTAAGCCATTTATTTCTTTGTCACAGTATGTCTCTGCCAGGGAGAAGTTCTCAAAAATATCTTTGATATAATTGGGGTCTTTAAGGACTCTCTCTTTAATGTGGTTACCTGAATTGTGCTGGATCTCTGCAGAGCTCAACGTTGGGCCTAAAAGATCTGTCATACAGCCTTGTCTGAGCCACTTTCAGTGGAGCTTCTTTGTCCTTAATAGCTTGTTTGAGAGCAGCAATGTTGTTTTCTTGATCTCCGATCTCCTTAAGGGTCTGTTTGAAGTGAGTATCCATGAGAAAAGACAAGTTTAAGACAATAAATTTAACGTACATGGTACTATTCGTGTGtatagcactttacagacattaaatgATGGGGCCTCTTCAAGCTCCAAAgaaatcaaggggagttttgctctTGCTGGGTAGCCCTCTGGTTGACGTCAGAATATGAGAGGTGCAAAGGTCGTATAAAGCTCTTTTGTCTCCTTATCTCTATTCCTACACTGAGCAGAATGGAAAATCTCAGGTCCactttaaagagaagctgaagaaTTTTTGCAGCTGATTAAATACTACAGTCTATTTGTATTCTCATCAGAACCTGTTCATGGCACAATCCATCTCAGTGAATCATTTCTGGCACTGCAATTAATGTAAATTACTCAAAAAGTGACAGGCTATTTTGAATTAGATCAGAAAGATTACCTAGGCTTATGTTCACAGCTTTCTGGCATTAGTGAAACTGGAATCACATGAAAAAGTGAGCAATACTGATTCTCATCTCCTTTAAAACCAgtgaactccactgactttgatggagtcACTCCAGAATTAAATCAGTGTAAAGAAGAGTAGAATCAAGGCCTATGAATTTGTGtttcggatttttttttttaacagggtaTTACACATTTTCACAGAATTATTCAGTCATGAGTTGCTGAATGTCAGTTTGTTCCACCTGCCCCTTGGTTGGATTttaaggagaaaaaacaaaatggaaattgaCATTAATATCCATAGAACTTCAGTAGTATTACAGTGGATTCCCTTAAAAAACGAGTACCATATCAATGGTATTGTCCTTACACACAGTAGGTAATACATTTAGAATGCATTGCGTACCATGCTAAATGCTTGCTTTTTAAgagtgtaataataaaaataatcttggGAGGCAACTAGTGGTTACTGGCAGTGATGTATATGATGCTGACTACTGTAATCTTCCCTTGAAGAGGTACAGTCACAGTAAAAATATTCTAACTAGTGTATTAGACAAGTTATGGAAAAGGCACCATAATGCACACTACTGTAGATGCTTCTATTTAGGAGTGACATGTTCATAAAAATTTTACCATGTCTCTCCCCCGCCGCCCCCACCCGTCCTCTGCTAGCTCGGAGCTGCCCTTCAGTGGGATCGAAAGCTTTTTACTTTGTCTCCAACAACATCTTGAAACATCTCACCCTATTAATAGCTTTTAAATAGGAGTCTATGTTGTATGTGTATATGTCTTGCATGTACAGCAAGATACACAATGTGCACTGTTCACAGATGGATACAGTGGGGAAAATCCACCCCGGgttaattccactgactttagcGGGGCTACACCTGAGATGAATATTGACCTAGTACTTTACAGCTAGACAGGTGGGAAACACCTATTAGATCATAAAGTTCATTTCCTTGCCAGGGCAGgagttaggccctgattcagcaaagcacttaagcatgtgtttaactttcagCATGCATTTTAAGTCCACCGTGATTTAGTAAAGCAGTGACAATAACGgaacttaagcacacacttaaatataagcatgtgcttaggtgctCTGCTGAATCGGGGTTACAACTGGAAACCCTATCAGATACTAAACTGACACAAATACTCTTCTATACTCTACATGGACTAAGCAACTCTTCTTTCTTGATCATTCTACTGTGATGATCTCAATATGTGTGAAAACCAATGGAAGCGGCTTAGCCAACAAACTTAGGGGCACCCTTACTTTTTTCAAATGATGTTCCAGTTTGTGTTTTGCATCTTCCATCTCTTCGCAGCGTTTAGCAAGAGCCTCATCAACGGCAGCGCACTGCAAgcgcagatcctcagctgtgtcaTGCAGGATATTGTCAATCAATGAACGGAGGTTGATGGAAGCCAGTCGCTCTCGCTCTGCCCTATAGATGTTGTCATGGCTGAATTTTGCCCAGGTTTCAGGCGTTGAGGCACTGTAAGGGATAGGGCAGAAATCACTCTCAGGAAGAACTTTGTTCAAGttgcaaaggaaaagaaaagccaAAACAGAATTGTTCCATTTTCTTGGGTTTTATCATCCCATAAACTTTCCTGCTATGGCATGCATGCTTTAGTattactgtaaataaaacatgGGGGAACAGCAGGCAGGAGTACTTTCACCTGTCCTCTCAgttctgaagcagagagagatacACTATATAGAATCTCAGAAGTTCTATCACCTTTAGCAAACAGgaataaaggcaaaacaaaaaataagaatCACTTATAAATCTTAACTATACTGAGAGTGGCAAACATTGTTAAGACAGCGGTACATAAGCACTAGGATTTCTAGCCAATTAAGCTTTACAATCCATGACTACCTTATCTACAAAGCAGACTGAAATATGATTCAGTGGTAATACTTTGCCATCTGTTGAGCAGCAGAAGGAACTCTATAACACTCTGTAAACTACGCTGCAGGAATAGTggttggggggggaaaaagcaacAACATTTAAAATAGTTAAGCAATAAAATTCTGTTCTATATAAGAGGAGTGAAACTTTTCTTTCAACAACTAACCCAGGGCTTCTGTAATTCAATCTAATCGAgcctttgcattgacttcaatgggttttgaatgaccccctccccccccaaatgtttaaaacaaattattgcTAAGAATTGATATTTTGCAAACATAATATGTATTTGTTTGGCATAAAATAAACTTATATACAGAAATGGTGTGGTTTTAGCTGATACAGAGGATTCTTCACATCTCGGTGGCTTTCCTTGTATAGGTTAATAACAAGTAGTCCTCACCTTTCCTCAAACTTTGATGAGCTGGGATGGAACTGGATGTTGGTGCTCTGATTATTGTATCTTCCACATTTGTCATCGATGTTGTATGTTTCCACTTTATCAGACCAATCCATTTCACAAATCTGCTTGTGATCTCGATTTAATCTAAAAAGGTGAAGATTCCCACAAATCAGTACTGGAAAAATAATATGACCTTGCAACAACATCATGAAAATGTATGAGTCCAGAGGACAGAGCCTAGGACTTTCAAAGAAAGCTGAGTAGGAAATCCTCCTTCagatcctttgaaaattccagcccaaaATCTCTTTCCCCAACTTTGCACAGCAGCACCATACTACccacttccacacacacacacccaaactctcCTCTGTACTAACTGCAATAGCTGGAGCTCTGATGGTGAGGTGAGGAGCTGGACCTGGGGTTTCACAGAGTAATCCTGGTGGAAAGGGGACCCATATGGGAACTCCATAATGTGACCCACGTGGTTTTCTTAGTCCTCTCTCCTACTCACCCAAAGTTTTTATCCGGAAGACAGCATGATTTGATCCTCAGAAAACACAGTAATAATGACATTAAACATTAAAGCTGTCGCTTTATTCTAAATTAAATCTCTCCTGCCTACCACAATTAATTTAAAGATCTTTAGCAACAGTTAGTTATAAAAAGTACCATTTTTCTCTCGCCTGTTACCACCAGATGTCAGTATGAACTAAGGAATCAAAAAGTCTACAAATGTTAACCTATGTAATACTACGCCAAGACGATCTTAAAACAATTACTAATACAAATTAAAGTCTGCACTCAATAAATCCTGTATTATGCTTTGATGGAGGTTTTGATGCAACAGcctatattcttcatagaaatattgttataatcGGATTATAGCATAACTATGATATGTTTTGTGCAAGATAAGGCATGTaaagtatcattggaaaggttatgatttactgaatatgattatgctatttgtatgcatgcatcatgtttgtatctaaagttaggaatattgactatacatcTTAAGTACAgaagtgtttgcacctggggtacgcccaccagacaaaatgcaatcagCCTGGCTGGTTAGCTGGGGACAAGTCAAtgaaccattagggagaacactaggtctttgaagatgcttaTCTCCCACCTTCtggagaagcttcctgggatgctacaAATGGCCTTTGACaaatggctgctttgacactgcagggtcatgtgatcatgtcacctggtactggactccaacATAGAATACCAGTATATTTCCACTGAGCCGGGTGGGAATCACACTgaaagacaaaggattcctgccgtatgtaaatcctatttaaggcagggaagtgagttaatcagggttctttcttcactgaatccccgcccaggatgactgctggaaacatctaagggtatgtcttcgcTAGCAgaagcgctttaacatggctgtgtagtcatggcaccagcgctgggagagagctctcccagctctctaaaaaaaccacctccatgaggggagtagctaccagagctgggagcctggctaccagcgctggtgcactgtctgccactttacagagctgaaacttgcagtgctcagaagggtgttttttcacacccctgaacgagaaAGTTGCAACACTGCAAAGTggcagtgtaaacaaggcctaagaAAGACAAAAGGGGGGgaagagctgagcccaggctggaaaaggtgtctggcttgtgaaagaaatgcctaaagcaacatttagggtgagaaattactacttgtaaccagtttctttagtgtattaagcttagtttgcgtgtttgttttatttgctcagtaatctgctttgatctgtttgccatCCCTTATAAACacttagttaataaacttgtttttgttttctctgaacccagtttgtggaattcattactggggaggggggggaggagctgtgcctatcttcctccacattgagggaggaggtgaattTCAATAAGCTTACGCTGTACCTTTCTCTGTGCAACACAAGATGATACAATGTTGGGTTTTCaccccagagggggtgtgcacatgAGTCCTGGGCAACTccctagctgagtcttcccatgcAGAGTTGATTTCAGTGTCCATGtcattctgcagctgggtgtgtccctatctgtgtgtcctggaggaggcttgagggcctggctcagcagatcaaagtaagggagcccaggctggtggaacaggcgggATCAGTGGTAcctcagtacatcaggtggcaccccggagtGGGAGGTAACCCGTCACAGAGGTAATTAAACTATCTGAAATTGTTGAGTGATTTTTATAAGcattctttattaaaaataatattctgcTTTATATCTAACAAAATATGACAAATGCTGGCTGATAAgaataaaagatttttaaatgtaatgtgtaCTATTAATTGTCTCACCTTGAAATACCTTAGAATTTAGTAAACATCTTATTTCCGGACTGGTATATTGTAACATAAAAGTAAACACTACTTTTCAAGAGCAACAGACTTCCATACTAGCAAGGATACTGTCGGTTTTTTTCACTTCCTTAGTTCATACTGACATCTGATGGCAACAGCTCCGGGGGGAAAAGGTACTTTTTTCTaacaaattgtttaaaaagagattttaaaatagctGTACTAGTCCCAATGCAATAGAGCAGTGACTTCAacagaataaaatgtttttacCGTACTTCTACTTACATGCAATTTTGAGCCATCACAGAACTAAACAGATATATTTGAAAGCAAGATGAAAAATTTGACCGAATGTTATAGAATAATGGAAACTATCATTACAAAAAGACGTGGCACTTCTCTTACACCACCTGGCTTGCTTCCAATGCCGCCTTTCCATATATGTAATTGTatctattttgagggcttaaataGAATGGTAGgtagtgcataggccttgtgaATTTCACCTACTGACAGTTGTGTCCATAGATGCCAGGAATTAATTTGGTCCTATAAATCATTAAGTATTTGGGAACAGTGAAAAGCATCTTACTGCATCTGGTTAACAGCTTGCATCAAAGTTCTTTTCAGAAGTTCTTGTACATTTCTGATAAGTTCAACTTCctagataaaaatataaaaattatggTATTCAGTACATCCCATTTTCAGAGACCTTTGCTTTCAACCGCTACTGGTGCATTGCTAAATTGTCCACTAATTATCCATTCTCTTTGTGACACTATTTTTCATGATTGTAAAGACTTTGTCAAGATCTTCTGCAGAGTTAGATATCATTCAAATATAAGGTAGATCAATCAACATTGAATTCACTCAATAAATTACAGGTTTGTGACACTTATCTAAAAATGAACTAATGCTTAAAGTATTTCTATTCTTTAGAATTTGTTGTTTTAATACTGCATGTATATTAAGAGGAAGGAATGTGTTTTTATCATATTTAATACAAGATTTGCAGCTGTGCAGGTTGCTATGTAGATGTATATAGATGTTGGAGCTAGACCTTTTACAAAATTATTGTATGTTTAAATGGCTTTAAGGCACCCATTGAAAAATAATCTATTGAATTTCAAAGCCTTGTCATATCGGATCAGACCAACTTAGTCCAGAATCCTGCATCTGGTAATGGACAACACCAAGGAATATGGAAAAATCTCATAATGCATCTAGTCAGTTCAACAACGTTGTAGATGGAGGAACAATTGTCTCCTAAAGCCAACAGGTGattagtttatgccctgaagaGTTATCCCACCTGCTTGATAATGGGACAGATGTCTAAAGCCCCAGGTTGAACTGATTTATCATGCTAATTTCATCATTAAATTTATTTGGATAGGAAACTAAaagtctgtattttaaaatatcctttacTGAACAAGGAAGCATCTTAGATTGTAAGAAGTTTGCTTTGTTCCTGAACTACCAATACCTAATGAAGTGACCTTTCTGACCTGGAAGTTTGTACACTGTTATTTAttaggtggtccaataaaagataccacaTTTCCTACCTTATTGCCTCCATTATTATTTGTGGCCTAGACATTAAAAAGAGCTAGAGGACATAAAAAACTCCTCATTAATGTTGCTATTCTACTCCAATGACAGTCATCTGGCCAGCAGAGAGAGAATGTATTTACTAACAAACCCTATTCTTAGAACTGTGCTTGCACCAGTTGATTATACTACAATGTTTTAGACAAATAAGGATATATACAAGTCACTGACATATCAGTTTATTCTCCATAAGAAACAAAGGTggaaaataataaagaacaatttattttaaacagaaaaaaaggaaatgtcTGATCAGGgtgaaaatggtatttttaagAGTCTGAGATGCACAGTTAAAACGAaacctattaaaaaaaatggacagtGTCTCTAATAAAATGCCCTTGCAATCAGGAATACCCAGGAAGGAAATGTTTCGAGGGTTGAATTGTTAGACAGCAccattttgttacaaatattttaaaagatttagcAAGACTCAATATTTGAAATACCATTAAAGATAATTGATTTCATGTTGTATTGTGTATCCCCAGTATAAATAAAGAGGCAAATAGTATTACCTGTGATCAATGTGCAATTTAATTGCACAGCTTTGAATACGAAAAGCCTTCCATTACCAATTAATAGGTCTCTAATATGGAAAAAGAGATGCAGTACTAAAATAAAGGAGACTCTTGTTGAATGACCTACAATAAAAGTAACTGCATTTCCGCTGGGGGAGATATGCACTTACATAGAATACTTACGAAATGCAGAAGCAATACCCGTAATCCATGGCAGCCATAATGCTAGTGGGAAGTAGATAAACCTAATGTGCTCCAGACACACAGGTTTAAATAACAACCACTTCTGGATGCTGATCTGCCATATGATTTTtcatgacatttaaaataaactcCATGCTAATTCTTAAGCTGCAGAAACTGGCAGAACAACCTTATGAAACATACAGCCAGAAACCACTTCAGTAACCATGCCTTTTAGCTCTTTGGGAAAGTTTAGTGTTCCCGATTTAACGCCAAACCTTAAAGTAGATGAGCTTCCCTCCTACCCTGAAACAGTGTgtgcaaataaaaatgttgagTATGTTCAAACTAGCAAAATTTGCTAAAGGCCCTCCAGTTTCTGCATTATTACTCAGGCaaagttcagtgggagttttgcctgaataaaagcTGTGGGATTGGACGCTAAATATTCCcgattaaggccccaatcctccaaaatgtatgcatgtgcttatctttaaccCACTAAGTGCACCTACTCAGTGCCTAAAGTTATGAACTTGTGCAAATCTTCACCGGCTCGGAACTGGAGACAGCTTACCAAATAAGAGACAGAGGGATAAATATGATTGAGCTATGTTGGATTCATGCTCGCCAATGCAAAATGCTCCCTGTTaccagggttctttcaacccaaagctcttggtaactttactctgtgcaaggaggtgtcaggaaataaatcaggggagacatggccgtccgaccgatagatggctggcacaaacaggacaacacaagtgtgctttc encodes:
- the TEKT4 gene encoding tektin-4 isoform X2; this translates as MQAVNQMQLNRDHKQICEMDWSDKVETYNIDDKCGRYNNQSTNIQFHPSSSKFEESASTPETWAKFSHDNIYRAERERLASINLRSLIDNILHDTAEDLRLQCAAVDEALAKRCEEMEDAKHKLEHHLKKTLKEIGDQENNIAALKQAIKDKEAPLKVAQTRLYDRSFRPNVELCRDPAQFRLISEVEELTESIESLKQKLLEAEQSLRNLEDTRMSLEKEIAVKSNSIFIDRQKCMAHRTRYPVVLKLAGYQ
- the TEKT4 gene encoding tektin-4 isoform X1; this translates as MAQSGVLLTREPAPQAVPVSELPLKVYEAALNTGPDSSCGLATAGFRTAKYLTEEWHQHNYAQYHQAFADRDGSERCRHESQSLAAAAAALAQRTQADSTAQLGQRLQDTHFWKAELQREIDDLTVETDLLAAQKVRLERALDATEVPSTIATDNLQCRERRQPADLVRDQVETELLKEVELIRNVQELLKRTLMQAVNQMQLNRDHKQICEMDWSDKVETYNIDDKCGRYNNQSTNIQFHPSSSKFEESASTPETWAKFSHDNIYRAERERLASINLRSLIDNILHDTAEDLRLQCAAVDEALAKRCEEMEDAKHKLEHHLKKTLKEIGDQENNIAALKQAIKDKEAPLKVAQTRLYDRSFRPNVELCRDPAQFRLISEVEELTESIESLKQKLLEAEQSLRNLEDTRMSLEKEIAVKSNSIFIDRQKCMAHRTRYPVVLKLAGYQ